From the Oryzias latipes chromosome 22, ASM223467v1 genome, one window contains:
- the cln8 gene encoding protein CLN8 produces the protein MDTQSVPHLSPEYFSWDYRLQLIALGFGFYTSVFLLSHLLSLLLSQTYNSLLSKEKVFWNLAATRAAFGIQSSVAGLRALTEDSDLSRDKVRGQEDWSWFHLLTATGFFFFENVALHTSSVVFGSFDIPLATHHFFALAGFAGAVVWDSQGHFLAMVTLLLEMSTPFTCISWMLLKAGWARTLFWRANQWVMIHMFHCRMVLTYYMWWIAVTHWSELSTYVALSQRLLFFSGLALLTLIINPIWTHKKTMQLLNPVDWNFDNKPVPEKGKEDSRAEAVSKPKSN, from the exons ATGGATACTCAATCTGTGCCTCACCTCAGCCCAGAGTACTTTTCCTGGGACTACCGCCTTCAGCTCATCGCTCTAGGATTTGGTTTCTACACATCAGTATTCCTCCTCTCTCACCTCCTGTCTCTACTCCTGAGCCAAACCTACAACTCCCTGCTCTCCAAGGAGAAAGTTTTTTGGAACCTGGCTGCAACCCGGGCGGCTTTCGGCATCCAGAGCTCTGTAGCGGGACTTCGAGCTCTGACTGAGGACTCCGATTTGAGCCGAGACAAAGTCAGGGGCCAGGAGGACTGGTCGTGGTTTCACCTCCTCACAGccacaggcttttttttctttgagaatGTGGCGCTTCATACATCCAGTGTGGTATTTGGCTCATTCGACATACCACTGGCGACACACCACTTCTTTGCCCTGGCAGGGTTTGCTGGGGCCGTAGTGTGGGATTCCCAGGGCCACTTTCTGGCTATGGTCACACTCTTGCTGGAGATGAGTACACCTTTTACCTGTATTTCCTGGATGTTACTGAAG GCTGGATGGGCACGCACCTTATTCTGGAGAGCCAACCAGTGGGTGATGATCCACATGTTCCACTGTCGTATGGTGCTCACCTATTACATGTGGTGGATTGCGGTGACCCACTGGTCGGAGCTCAGCACCTACGTGGCGCTGTCGCAGCGCCTGCTGTTCTTCTCTGGTCTGGCTCTGCTCACTCTTATCATCAACCCCATCTGGACGCATAAGAAGACCATGCAGCTGCTGAACCCTGTGGACTGGAACTTTGACAACAAGCCGGTGCCAGAAAAGGGCAAAGAAGACAGTCGGGCTGAGGCTGTTTCCAAgccaaaatcaaattaa